The following nucleotide sequence is from Cyanobacteriota bacterium.
AAGGGCGGTGCTTAAAGCGACTGGTGCCTGCACGCTCAGCAAGGGCATCCGCAGCCTGTTGAGCTTCTTGCATCACATCCTCTTCAGACACCGTAACCATCTGGCGATCGTGCATCACAACCTGGCCATCAATAATCACCGTTTCGGGTTCGTTGCCCAAGGCAGAGTAAACCAGAGAAGACACTGGGGCATGGACAGGGGTTACAAACACATTGTCTAGGTTGAGTACTACCAGATCGGCCTTTTTGCCTGGTTCAATCGAGCCAATTTCATGGTCAAGGCCAATGGCACGGGCACCATCGATCGTGGCCATTTCTAACACCTTTTCTGCCGTGATAATCGTAGGATCACGGTGATAGCCTTTATGAATTAATGCTCCAAACTTTAGTGTATGGATCATATTGCTATTATTGTTGCTAGCTGGCCCGTCACAGGCCAATCCTACCGTTACTCCTGCCAGCAGCATATCGGGAATAGGCGCAAAACCAGAGGCTAGGTACATGTTGCTGCAAGGGTTGTGAGATACCTTGACATCGTGTAGCTTCATAATCCGGATTTCGCGTTGCTCACAATAGACGCAATGTACCGCCAATACATCTGGCCCCAGAAAGTCGATGTGATGAAGGTATTGCAAATCTGACATGCCAAAACGCCGCATCGAGTTTTCAATCTCAAAGGGAGTTTCGGCAATGTGAATTGTGATTAGAGCCTTTAAGTCGTGGGCTAGCTTGCGAGTTTGCTGTAATGTCTCGGTGTCTACGCTCCAAATCATGCAGGGAGCCAGTCCCACCTGAACCCTAGCGCCAGGAGTGTTGTGTTTTTCAATCAGGGCACAAGCATCTTCCAGGGCTTGGTCTAGCGGTTCTATCAAAGGCTCAGGCACGCCAAC
It contains:
- a CDS encoding amidohydrolase — encoded protein: MTRLLTQATIVTMNPNRDVLENGAICIQDDRIRAVGNTDTLVSQYPDATVFNCRDRVIIPGMINTHTHLFQTLLKGLGDDRVLKDWFTCMTGPSAVHLTPEDCYAAARHGCVEAIKSGTTTVVDFMYAHPRSHLTEAVIHAFQEIGIRGIVARGYLTLGADVGVPEPLIEPLDQALEDACALIEKHNTPGARVQVGLAPCMIWSVDTETLQQTRKLAHDLKALITIHIAETPFEIENSMRRFGMSDLQYLHHIDFLGPDVLAVHCVYCEQREIRIMKLHDVKVSHNPCSNMYLASGFAPIPDMLLAGVTVGLACDGPASNNNSNMIHTLKFGALIHKGYHRDPTIITAEKVLEMATIDGARAIGLDHEIGSIEPGKKADLVVLNLDNVFVTPVHAPVSSLVYSALGNEPETVIIDGQVVMHDRQMVTVSEEDVMQEAQQAADALAERAGTSRFKHRPWRSLAV